A section of the Umboniibacter marinipuniceus genome encodes:
- a CDS encoding glutathione peroxidase, whose translation MSVYDFEVQTNKGESVTLDEYKGKVLLVVNTASKCGFTPQYKGLESLYSEFKSEGFEVLGFPCNQFGKQEPGDDQEIASFCDLNFGVSFPLFKKIDVNGDAQSPLFSYLKTKAPGIAGTTGVKWNFTKFLVGRDGQVLRRYAPKTKPEAIAADIKVELAKQA comes from the coding sequence GTGAGTGTCTATGATTTTGAGGTGCAAACCAATAAGGGCGAATCAGTAACGCTGGACGAATACAAAGGAAAAGTGCTGCTGGTGGTGAACACGGCAAGCAAATGTGGTTTTACTCCTCAATATAAAGGTTTGGAATCACTCTATAGCGAGTTTAAATCAGAGGGTTTCGAAGTCCTTGGCTTCCCCTGCAATCAATTTGGTAAGCAGGAGCCGGGTGATGATCAAGAAATTGCATCGTTTTGCGACCTAAACTTCGGTGTGTCATTCCCACTCTTTAAGAAAATTGATGTGAACGGTGATGCACAGTCGCCACTGTTCAGTTACCTGAAGACAAAGGCGCCAGGTATCGCTGGCACAACTGGTGTTAAGTGGAATTTCACTAAGTTTTTGGTGGGGCGAGACGGACAGGTTCTTCGTCGCTACGCACCGAAGACTAAGCCCGAAGCCATTGCTGCGGACATTAAAGTTGAGCTGGCCAAGCAGGCTTAA
- a CDS encoding TonB-dependent receptor, translating into MEVKRNALYLGVSLALSGSVVAQQETEATEQESANNRQVEEIIVTATKRSQDIQSVSVAVTALGADDIAKGGIEDVSRIENLVPGMSYGQSGSEVRLAIRGTRTNNVGSEAEQVVGIFEDGVYVPTTTQALGSYVDLERIEVLRGPQGTLYGRNTFGGTINIHTRAPEFDEVSGYVQALAGTYDRRKVEGAVNLPISDTLAVRLAGLMDQRDGYIENTYVDGPSDDLNDADNKYFRASLRWQPTESLDVIVRAGQGTQEGNGSAIWGYQQIGAYDNGNFLAGHQYLPADATAATDQGPWKVSRNMASSVDLESSFFTVQAEWDADWVVIKYTGNQTNFEGSQTYDPDYSDGGSLTDSGFVGWNSDQDTFSHEIQFTSPANDTFEWLGGAYYFEQAAGWNWLERVGDVTAVPHWDNQGDYVSTSLGVFANGTLHMSEATRLVGGIRYAEDTKQQRDPLDWSVWPPVPMKGQGSKGDWNDILYKAAVEHDLNDDQMLYGQVSTGYRAGGINFVDPVVPLTYEPETVTAWEVGYKSTWLDRTMVFNAAVYLNQYRDMQAQSFVVQGTGVTEYTENGGELDSMGFEAELSWNPTDQLSLSGSLSIMQAEFGKYEVSKVQGLGNMGGRQDLNDPASLLNLEGFRPALAPELTLGLQASYDIYLGDMGTLTPYAQTYYSGDYYAYDINVEGAKQDSFTRTDLRLIWASPDASWEVQGYVMNLENEAQLNRVVVFNPSERPSIASLQANWSNPRTAGVSVNYNF; encoded by the coding sequence ATGGAAGTAAAACGCAATGCACTTTATTTAGGGGTGTCGTTAGCCCTGTCGGGCTCGGTGGTAGCTCAACAGGAGACTGAGGCTACGGAGCAAGAATCTGCTAATAATCGTCAGGTCGAAGAAATCATCGTCACGGCAACGAAGCGATCACAGGATATTCAGAGTGTCTCAGTTGCTGTAACAGCACTGGGCGCTGACGATATTGCTAAGGGTGGAATTGAAGACGTAAGTCGAATTGAGAATTTGGTTCCAGGCATGAGTTACGGACAGTCGGGCAGTGAAGTTCGATTGGCAATTCGTGGAACGCGAACCAATAACGTAGGTTCAGAAGCCGAGCAGGTTGTGGGTATATTTGAGGACGGCGTGTACGTCCCCACCACAACACAGGCACTTGGATCCTATGTTGACCTAGAGCGAATTGAAGTGCTTCGTGGCCCGCAGGGAACACTTTATGGTCGAAATACTTTCGGTGGAACGATTAACATCCATACTCGTGCGCCAGAATTCGATGAAGTTAGCGGCTACGTTCAAGCACTTGCGGGTACCTATGACCGTCGTAAGGTGGAAGGTGCGGTTAATCTTCCTATCTCTGATACGCTAGCTGTTCGTCTAGCCGGTTTAATGGATCAGCGTGACGGCTACATTGAAAATACCTACGTTGATGGTCCAAGTGATGATCTTAACGACGCTGATAACAAGTACTTCCGAGCTAGCCTACGTTGGCAGCCAACTGAGTCTTTAGATGTTATTGTCCGTGCAGGTCAAGGCACTCAAGAAGGTAATGGCTCAGCAATTTGGGGTTACCAGCAAATTGGTGCCTATGACAACGGAAACTTCTTAGCTGGGCACCAATACTTGCCAGCTGATGCCACGGCAGCAACTGATCAGGGGCCTTGGAAGGTTTCCCGTAACATGGCTTCTAGTGTTGACTTGGAAAGCTCATTCTTTACCGTTCAGGCGGAGTGGGATGCGGATTGGGTGGTCATTAAATACACCGGTAACCAAACTAATTTTGAGGGATCTCAGACTTACGACCCTGACTACAGCGACGGCGGTAGCTTGACTGATTCCGGTTTTGTGGGTTGGAACTCTGATCAAGATACTTTCTCCCACGAGATTCAATTCACGTCGCCAGCAAATGATACCTTCGAGTGGTTAGGTGGTGCTTATTACTTCGAGCAGGCTGCTGGTTGGAACTGGTTAGAGCGTGTAGGTGATGTTACCGCAGTGCCTCATTGGGATAATCAAGGCGACTATGTGAGTACGTCCCTTGGCGTATTTGCTAACGGTACTTTACACATGAGCGAAGCAACTCGCTTGGTGGGTGGTATTCGTTACGCGGAAGATACCAAGCAACAACGTGATCCGCTTGACTGGAGTGTTTGGCCGCCAGTTCCAATGAAGGGACAGGGTAGTAAAGGTGATTGGAACGACATCCTTTACAAGGCTGCGGTTGAGCACGATCTTAATGATGATCAAATGCTCTATGGCCAAGTCTCCACAGGCTATCGCGCGGGTGGTATTAACTTCGTAGATCCTGTTGTACCACTTACCTATGAGCCAGAGACTGTGACGGCTTGGGAAGTGGGTTATAAGTCAACTTGGTTAGATCGCACCATGGTCTTCAACGCTGCGGTTTATCTCAATCAGTACCGTGATATGCAGGCGCAGTCATTCGTTGTTCAGGGCACCGGTGTAACCGAGTACACTGAGAATGGTGGCGAACTTGACAGTATGGGCTTTGAAGCTGAGCTAAGCTGGAATCCAACTGATCAGTTGAGTCTCTCTGGCTCCCTGTCCATCATGCAGGCTGAATTTGGCAAGTACGAAGTATCTAAAGTACAAGGTCTGGGTAACATGGGTGGTCGTCAGGATCTTAATGATCCAGCATCATTGCTCAATCTAGAGGGTTTCCGTCCGGCGCTGGCTCCTGAGCTGACCTTAGGTTTGCAGGCAAGCTATGATATCTATTTAGGCGATATGGGTACGCTTACGCCTTACGCACAAACCTATTACTCAGGTGACTACTACGCTTATGACATTAACGTAGAGGGAGCAAAGCAGGATTCCTTCACTCGCACAGATCTTCGTTTGATCTGGGCTTCGCCTGATGCGAGCTGGGAAGTGCAGGGCTATGTGATGAACTTGGAAAACGAAGCGCAGCTAAACCGCGTTGTGGTATTTAATCCAAGTGAGCGTCCGTCAATTGCGAGTCTTCAGGCTAACTGGAGTAACCCACGTACGGCTGGTGTAAGTGTTAACTACAACTTCTAA
- a CDS encoding HlyD family secretion protein, translating to MSKPLKAFVVVATALVLLLVLRSIWSFLEPEETILQGHIEAREFIVSSKVPGRIGSVHVEKGQPISVDDLIFTIVSPELDAKMQQAEAGRDAVGALARQAEVGAREQEVAIAREQWEKSKVAEELFHNTYLRIQSLYDSGVVALQLRDEAHAQWQAAQLTATSAAAFYDMVQEGTREEIVDAARAELSMADAAVAEVSAFQADTRIYSWMQGEVSEVIMRPGEIVPPGFPVVTLIDMSTAYAVVAVREDQLSQFVRGATVSADIPALGLTRQEFSVSHVAVMGDYATWRATDSRQGYDMRTFEVELEPVGELENLRAGMSVLVHLGVAKGQ from the coding sequence ATGAGCAAGCCGTTAAAAGCATTCGTGGTTGTTGCTACAGCATTAGTTCTGTTGTTGGTATTACGGAGTATCTGGAGCTTTTTAGAGCCTGAGGAGACCATCCTCCAAGGACACATTGAGGCGCGTGAATTCATTGTTAGCTCAAAGGTCCCTGGCCGAATTGGTTCGGTGCATGTGGAGAAGGGGCAGCCTATTTCAGTAGATGACCTTATCTTCACGATTGTCAGTCCAGAGTTGGACGCGAAAATGCAGCAAGCGGAAGCTGGCCGAGATGCAGTTGGTGCGTTAGCTCGCCAAGCGGAGGTTGGTGCTCGTGAGCAGGAAGTGGCGATCGCGCGCGAGCAGTGGGAGAAATCAAAGGTTGCTGAGGAACTCTTTCATAACACCTACCTCCGAATTCAGTCTCTTTATGACAGTGGTGTAGTTGCGCTGCAACTGCGTGACGAGGCTCATGCGCAGTGGCAAGCAGCCCAGCTTACAGCCACTTCAGCAGCGGCATTTTACGACATGGTGCAGGAGGGGACGCGTGAAGAAATAGTCGATGCCGCAAGAGCCGAGCTGTCGATGGCCGATGCAGCCGTTGCCGAAGTCAGTGCCTTTCAAGCCGATACGCGAATTTATAGTTGGATGCAGGGTGAAGTGAGTGAAGTCATTATGCGCCCTGGAGAAATCGTTCCACCCGGCTTCCCCGTGGTTACCTTAATAGACATGAGCACCGCCTACGCAGTTGTTGCGGTACGAGAAGATCAACTGAGTCAGTTCGTTCGTGGCGCCACAGTAAGCGCCGATATCCCAGCGCTAGGGCTTACACGGCAAGAATTCAGTGTTTCTCATGTTGCTGTAATGGGTGACTATGCCACGTGGAGAGCTACCGATAGTCGTCAGGGTTATGATATGAGAACCTTCGAAGTTGAGCTTGAACCGGTAGGTGAATTAGAAAACCTTCGCGCAGGAATGAGTGTGTTAGTTCATCTTGGCGTTGCAAAGGGTCAATAG
- a CDS encoding DUF1499 domain-containing protein codes for MFRLRAWGWAKKGLAYSFGLMILGFLNQQLELLPHALGLWMFATALWVFVVASIFFVPYTLFRWARVEEFDRWSYLGMIVALPVMVVWLWIGPANMGLAALRDISTDVLNPPVIDGWDQHPEGLLQQHTYPDVTPILLSAEPEVVLERLNAISLRDSWERVGQPREREALYRVTTSALSYHYLVAVRVKAVPAGTRIDLRVVAIDQARDFGYGASLIRGIRDELKQ; via the coding sequence GTGTTTAGGCTTCGAGCGTGGGGCTGGGCGAAAAAGGGCTTAGCATATAGCTTCGGACTAATGATATTGGGTTTTCTCAATCAACAGCTTGAGTTGCTGCCCCATGCACTGGGATTGTGGATGTTTGCAACGGCACTTTGGGTTTTCGTTGTGGCATCAATTTTTTTTGTTCCCTACACGCTTTTCCGCTGGGCCAGAGTTGAGGAGTTTGATCGCTGGTCATACTTAGGGATGATTGTTGCGCTTCCGGTGATGGTGGTCTGGCTCTGGATTGGGCCCGCCAATATGGGGCTTGCAGCGCTTCGAGATATCAGTACCGATGTACTCAATCCGCCTGTGATAGATGGCTGGGATCAGCACCCTGAAGGATTATTACAGCAGCATACCTACCCGGATGTCACACCAATACTTCTGTCGGCGGAACCAGAGGTGGTGCTCGAGCGTCTCAACGCGATTTCTCTTCGCGATAGCTGGGAGCGCGTGGGGCAGCCAAGAGAGCGTGAGGCGCTTTATAGGGTGACCACCTCGGCCTTGAGCTACCATTACCTTGTGGCGGTCAGGGTGAAGGCGGTACCGGCGGGAACGCGCATAGACTTGCGGGTAGTCGCAATAGATCAAGCACGCGATTTTGGCTATGGTGCTTCTCTAATTCGCGGGATACGCGATGAACTTAAACAGTGA
- a CDS encoding HigA family addiction module antitoxin, which yields MVRIPTNRVPTHPGEMLLHEFLVPMEITQRELADAIHVPYQRVNELVNQRRGVTPSTALRLARFFNVSADFWLNLQVRWDLYKVQQAEHDELQAIEDFHQFQKMA from the coding sequence ATGGTTCGCATTCCAACTAACAGAGTTCCGACGCATCCGGGTGAAATGCTGCTTCATGAGTTCTTAGTTCCGATGGAAATTACCCAGCGCGAACTTGCAGACGCTATTCATGTGCCTTACCAGCGTGTAAATGAACTTGTGAATCAGCGAAGAGGCGTAACCCCTAGCACTGCGTTGCGCCTTGCACGATTTTTCAACGTGTCAGCCGATTTTTGGCTTAACCTGCAAGTACGCTGGGATTTATACAAGGTTCAGCAAGCAGAACATGATGAATTACAAGCCATCGAGGATTTCCATCAATTTCAGAAAATGGCGTGA
- a CDS encoding alpha/beta hydrolase, with product MSVRNLSLLARTLIIAIAAAIIGVVSISHASDVDKRAVTIWSEGVRLAGDVYTPKSIVEGQRLPGILMIAGWGGNKSNVGRNYAEAIAAEGFVVLTFDFKGWGESDGPLVATEVMGAADETQTLSLAAQHVRGIIDPYSMSADVRAALYFLGGEAQVMPNNLGVWGTSMGGGLGLIPAATDPRVKAFVSQMGPVNYAHNLQALPAEGMWQLETLTARGELPPFPGQVSRIDPSLAGFPDWAALKRFDLLPYVNHLATPTLVIDAENETMFDRQFNGVLLFEAVKQKATAEYVTFPGGHYDMYHGDNLESSRSAALAWFQRHLHGQ from the coding sequence ATGTCAGTTCGTAACCTCTCGCTACTCGCCCGTACTCTTATTATCGCCATAGCGGCGGCAATAATTGGGGTTGTATCAATCTCTCACGCTAGCGATGTGGATAAGCGTGCCGTGACGATTTGGAGCGAAGGTGTTCGCCTAGCGGGGGATGTCTATACCCCGAAATCTATCGTCGAAGGGCAGCGTTTGCCCGGCATTTTGATGATTGCGGGTTGGGGAGGCAATAAATCTAACGTCGGCCGCAATTACGCCGAAGCGATTGCAGCCGAAGGCTTTGTGGTTTTAACCTTTGACTTCAAGGGGTGGGGCGAAAGCGACGGTCCGCTGGTAGCTACGGAAGTCATGGGAGCCGCGGATGAAACACAGACGTTAAGTTTGGCAGCGCAGCATGTACGAGGCATCATTGACCCCTACTCGATGTCGGCCGATGTCCGAGCAGCGCTCTACTTTCTGGGGGGTGAAGCTCAGGTTATGCCTAATAATTTAGGTGTTTGGGGAACCAGTATGGGCGGTGGGCTAGGGCTAATACCTGCGGCAACCGATCCCAGAGTGAAAGCCTTTGTCAGTCAAATGGGGCCAGTTAATTATGCACATAATCTTCAGGCTTTGCCTGCAGAGGGAATGTGGCAGTTAGAGACGCTTACAGCGCGTGGTGAGCTACCCCCTTTTCCTGGCCAAGTAAGTCGAATTGACCCCTCCTTAGCTGGTTTTCCAGACTGGGCGGCACTAAAACGCTTTGATTTGCTGCCCTATGTAAACCATCTGGCCACGCCAACGCTGGTGATTGATGCTGAGAATGAGACCATGTTTGATCGTCAGTTCAATGGTGTGTTGTTATTCGAGGCGGTTAAGCAAAAAGCAACGGCGGAGTATGTAACCTTCCCCGGTGGCCATTACGACATGTATCACGGCGACAACCTAGAAAGCAGCCGAAGTGCAGCCTTAGCGTGGTTCCAACGTCACTTACACGGACAGTAA
- a CDS encoding tetratricopeptide repeat-containing sulfotransferase family protein → MQNDALRNTQRLLSIGNTVEAIESLEASICSENPDHHALELLGGLLLNSGQITKAQRYLSSVQAADIKSANLARMAGYCAVQFGEAAQAISYYRIASEMLPEDLDIQVEFATALRIGGKFGWAKQQLQSLLDRAPDNTLVLDEAGWLALAQGKYRAAAQAFTKSISAEGPTEQRLNGIIRAYIEINDLKHAGDLLLKARQEYPQSTDLLHLEAVLLTKLKEFAAAYDCYQAILAATPDKRDSQLNLGVLAAKRGELEFAETLFTRIIDTNPADFEAWYQLASLDQNRLGTELLNRFEQHCAPFQGSARYWFVCAKLQHQSADYSASFSSTQRARELQLIDEGCEVSFPRQYNLSDFTSSNEQTKPSIIFVTGMPRSGTTLTQRIISQHERCIALGETGVIQKLIAELNLDPSAPQAYLGTLSGLQKQRIADNLRQDLLPGDGAVAVEHTPINVFYIPIIAELLPEARFVICERERIDNCLSIYQQSLSREYRFANSPAVLAEVWEDCHRLTRQLCDAWRERVYCVQYEQLVQAPETIIPELLNALNLPFDGACLMPESGSDWVHSPNLRQARRAIHCESVDKRSRYGSAIHPFLAELAQ, encoded by the coding sequence ATGCAAAACGATGCCCTTCGAAATACCCAACGACTTCTCTCAATAGGCAATACCGTGGAAGCTATTGAGTCATTAGAGGCTAGTATTTGTAGCGAAAATCCGGATCACCATGCGCTTGAACTTCTAGGTGGATTACTGCTCAATTCAGGCCAGATTACCAAAGCTCAGCGCTACTTGAGTTCAGTTCAAGCCGCTGATATAAAATCGGCTAATCTCGCTAGAATGGCCGGCTACTGTGCCGTTCAATTCGGCGAGGCTGCGCAAGCCATCAGCTATTACCGCATTGCTAGCGAAATGCTTCCCGAAGACCTTGATATTCAAGTAGAATTTGCAACGGCACTGCGTATTGGCGGTAAATTCGGCTGGGCCAAGCAACAACTCCAAAGTCTGCTTGATAGAGCGCCTGATAATACCCTAGTGTTAGATGAAGCCGGCTGGCTGGCGTTAGCTCAAGGAAAATATAGAGCCGCGGCGCAGGCATTTACCAAGAGCATTTCAGCTGAAGGCCCAACAGAGCAGCGGCTCAATGGCATCATCCGTGCTTATATTGAAATCAATGACCTTAAACATGCGGGAGACCTGTTGCTCAAAGCCCGCCAAGAGTACCCGCAGAGCACCGACCTGCTCCACCTCGAAGCAGTGCTACTGACTAAGCTGAAGGAGTTTGCAGCGGCATATGATTGCTACCAAGCAATTCTGGCTGCTACGCCGGATAAACGAGACAGTCAACTTAACTTGGGCGTACTCGCGGCAAAGCGCGGGGAGCTGGAATTCGCCGAAACATTGTTCACGCGGATTATTGACACAAACCCGGCTGACTTTGAAGCTTGGTATCAACTCGCGTCCCTAGATCAGAATCGTCTTGGTACGGAATTGCTTAACCGCTTCGAGCAGCACTGTGCGCCGTTTCAAGGTTCAGCAAGATACTGGTTTGTTTGCGCCAAACTGCAGCATCAGAGCGCTGACTATTCGGCCTCATTTTCCAGCACCCAGCGCGCTCGTGAGCTCCAACTTATCGACGAAGGCTGTGAAGTTTCATTTCCTCGGCAGTACAACCTTAGTGACTTCACCTCCTCAAACGAGCAGACCAAACCATCGATCATTTTCGTCACCGGAATGCCTCGTAGCGGTACTACCCTCACACAACGTATCATTTCTCAGCACGAGCGTTGTATTGCGCTAGGTGAAACGGGTGTTATTCAAAAGCTCATTGCCGAGCTAAACCTGGACCCCAGTGCACCACAAGCCTACCTAGGAACTCTTAGCGGCCTGCAGAAGCAGCGCATAGCTGACAACTTGCGCCAAGATTTATTGCCTGGAGATGGCGCTGTTGCCGTTGAACACACACCCATTAACGTGTTCTACATCCCTATTATTGCGGAATTACTCCCGGAAGCTAGGTTTGTGATTTGCGAACGCGAGCGCATCGATAACTGCTTGTCTATCTATCAGCAGTCGCTCTCTCGTGAGTATCGCTTCGCCAACTCGCCCGCCGTACTCGCTGAGGTTTGGGAGGACTGTCATCGGCTGACGCGACAGCTATGCGATGCTTGGCGCGAACGAGTCTACTGTGTTCAGTATGAACAGTTGGTGCAGGCGCCCGAAACGATAATCCCTGAGCTACTCAACGCCCTAAATCTCCCATTCGATGGGGCCTGTTTAATGCCTGAAAGTGGCTCAGACTGGGTCCACTCGCCCAACCTTCGACAGGCACGGCGCGCAATCCATTGCGAGTCTGTGGACAAACGATCACGATACGGCTCAGCCATTCATCCGTTTCTGGCTGAACTAGCTCAATAG
- a CDS encoding DNA-3-methyladenine glycosylase I, with translation MIPTYDAIYHRALQRFAGDSNALERSLPLAKSAEQLIEQSDSYYLSQMTRRVFRAGMTHRVVDARWSKFEEVFDGFDLVSCAMISDDDIDRLMTDAQLIRHRKKLSSIPRNAKLLMDWRTEAGSVGSFLAAWPQHRIVELWIRMKRYGAQLGGRSGASFLRMVGKDTFMLSDDVVRELIRYGMVDKAPSSQRDWRLVQRYFVEWSEQGQKPMCQISRLLSLGDFSV, from the coding sequence GTGATTCCCACCTACGATGCCATTTACCATCGAGCCCTGCAGCGTTTCGCTGGCGATAGCAATGCGTTAGAGCGTAGTCTTCCTCTCGCCAAATCTGCTGAGCAGCTTATTGAGCAGTCAGATAGTTATTACTTATCACAGATGACTCGTCGGGTATTTCGAGCTGGAATGACCCACCGAGTAGTGGATGCGCGTTGGTCCAAGTTCGAGGAGGTCTTTGACGGGTTTGACCTGGTAAGCTGCGCCATGATCAGTGACGATGATATTGACCGACTGATGACCGACGCTCAACTCATTCGTCATCGCAAGAAATTGTCATCCATTCCTCGCAATGCCAAGTTACTCATGGATTGGCGCACAGAGGCGGGTAGTGTGGGTAGTTTTCTTGCGGCCTGGCCGCAACATCGGATTGTAGAGCTGTGGATTCGGATGAAGCGCTACGGCGCCCAATTGGGTGGGCGCTCGGGGGCGAGTTTCCTGCGAATGGTGGGTAAAGATACTTTCATGCTCTCCGATGATGTTGTCCGCGAGCTTATTCGCTATGGGATGGTTGATAAAGCGCCTAGTAGTCAGCGCGATTGGCGTTTAGTCCAACGATACTTTGTGGAGTGGAGTGAGCAGGGCCAGAAACCAATGTGTCAGATTAGTCGGTTGCTAAGTTTGGGTGATTTTAGTGTTTAG
- a CDS encoding TolC family protein has translation MLWAPSASAQSFSAAWQEVLANDGVLAAERAKLDSRTNLSEVADDLNWPRLDLNMAYVQMADPIQLDILDLEPLASAPGAITSLPGLIGIPTVTDFTDDNLSTVSLQAMWPIYTGGKISASQDIINSQYDESRAEFQLKVSERFGVLVERYYGLQLARHNQLLQEQVVTSIQAHADAAALLEQQGQIARVETLQALVALDDAKVALARAQSQVTMAELALHQLINSNLINLQSHLFIDVELAPVAHYVETTLNTFPGLSVLDAKLAQSGAAIDLQKSEYAPTVFLFGDYQAYEGDSLLADITPDWQVGVGVSVPLISNSGRSARVQAAHNVQLEVQNLSRQTRTDLQLLVNHAYEQAQQAQLEYHRLATALELAAENIKLREKAFREGLGTSRDLVDATTYKTVVEMRRAAAAYAFVFQYAQLCALSSSIDQFILNSGGSR, from the coding sequence ATGCTCTGGGCGCCGAGTGCGTCAGCGCAATCGTTTAGCGCTGCATGGCAAGAAGTTCTGGCTAACGATGGCGTCTTGGCGGCAGAGCGAGCTAAGCTCGATAGCCGAACTAATCTGAGCGAAGTGGCTGACGACCTAAACTGGCCACGGCTAGACCTGAATATGGCCTATGTGCAAATGGCAGACCCAATTCAGTTGGACATTCTTGACCTTGAGCCGCTCGCCTCGGCACCCGGAGCAATTACTTCGCTGCCGGGTCTAATTGGCATACCAACTGTTACAGACTTCACTGATGACAATCTTTCTACGGTTTCGCTGCAAGCTATGTGGCCTATTTACACGGGTGGCAAAATCTCGGCCTCGCAAGACATCATTAACTCCCAGTATGATGAGTCTCGCGCCGAATTTCAGCTCAAGGTCTCCGAACGTTTTGGTGTTTTGGTTGAGCGCTATTATGGCCTTCAATTGGCGCGCCATAATCAACTTCTGCAAGAGCAAGTTGTCACGAGTATTCAAGCACATGCCGATGCAGCAGCCCTGCTGGAACAGCAGGGTCAGATAGCTCGCGTAGAGACGCTTCAGGCATTAGTAGCCTTGGATGACGCGAAGGTAGCGTTGGCTCGCGCGCAAAGCCAAGTAACGATGGCCGAATTGGCCCTTCATCAGTTAATTAACAGCAATCTTATTAATCTCCAATCTCATCTTTTCATTGATGTCGAGTTGGCGCCGGTTGCTCACTACGTTGAAACCACACTGAATACGTTTCCGGGATTGAGCGTTCTGGATGCAAAGCTCGCTCAAAGTGGCGCTGCGATTGACCTTCAGAAGAGCGAGTACGCGCCAACCGTATTTTTATTTGGCGATTATCAAGCCTACGAAGGTGATAGCTTACTTGCTGATATCACACCAGATTGGCAAGTGGGTGTGGGCGTTTCAGTACCTTTGATTAGCAATAGTGGCCGATCTGCTCGGGTTCAGGCTGCGCATAATGTGCAGTTAGAGGTGCAAAATTTATCTCGTCAAACACGCACTGACTTGCAACTGCTGGTCAATCACGCCTATGAGCAGGCGCAACAGGCACAACTTGAGTACCATCGCTTGGCAACGGCCCTTGAGTTAGCAGCTGAAAATATCAAGCTTAGAGAGAAGGCTTTTAGAGAGGGCTTGGGTACTAGTCGAGACCTCGTTGATGCCACCACCTACAAAACAGTAGTGGAAATGCGTCGTGCCGCAGCGGCCTATGCCTTCGTTTTTCAGTATGCGCAACTCTGTGCGTTAAGTTCATCGATTGATCAGTTTATTCTCAATAGTGGAGGCTCACGATGA
- a CDS encoding OmpW/AlkL family protein, with amino-acid sequence MNKLLLAVTIGSSALVLANAEAAQLNGGDILIRAGIASVQPDVDSGVPTLDGTSLAGTANAIDVGDNSQFGISGTYMFNSQWGIEVLAATPFEHDISIDGGALDGAPVGTTKHLPPTVSAQYYFMGHSDSSWQPYVGLGLNYTTFFSQEVDPAFEAALGATGASLDLDDSFGVAVQFGLDYYINDSWFVNASAMLAQIEADATIELEPSGTVAVSADIDPWVYRLNVGYRF; translated from the coding sequence ATGAACAAACTACTACTTGCAGTGACGATTGGCAGTTCGGCACTAGTTTTGGCAAATGCCGAGGCAGCTCAGCTAAATGGCGGCGACATTTTAATTCGCGCCGGTATCGCTTCAGTTCAGCCTGATGTCGACTCCGGAGTCCCCACGCTGGATGGAACAAGTTTGGCTGGCACGGCGAATGCCATTGACGTTGGCGATAACAGCCAGTTTGGGATTAGTGGTACCTATATGTTCAATTCTCAGTGGGGGATCGAAGTCTTGGCGGCAACCCCCTTCGAGCATGATATCTCAATAGATGGCGGCGCTCTGGATGGTGCGCCAGTAGGTACCACTAAGCACCTACCACCAACGGTTTCTGCGCAGTACTACTTCATGGGGCACAGCGATTCGTCGTGGCAGCCCTATGTAGGCTTGGGTCTCAACTACACCACATTTTTCTCGCAAGAGGTGGACCCGGCTTTCGAAGCGGCGCTGGGTGCAACAGGTGCAAGCTTAGATCTAGATGACTCCTTTGGTGTTGCGGTGCAGTTTGGTCTGGATTACTACATTAATGATTCATGGTTTGTAAACGCGAGTGCAATGTTGGCTCAAATTGAAGCGGACGCAACCATCGAACTGGAGCCCTCTGGGACAGTAGCGGTTAGCGCTGACATTGATCCTTGGGTTTACCGCCTGAATGTTGGTTACCGTTTCTAA
- the msrB gene encoding peptide-methionine (R)-S-oxide reductase MsrB: MPKRSKVELQSELSSEQYRVTQEKGTERPFTGRYWDVWRDGVYHCICCDAPLFRSETKFDAGCGWPSFDQPISGALTEHLDTTFNMVRTEVVCTQCDAHLGHVFPDGPETTGLRYCINSASLRHEGDDS; encoded by the coding sequence ATGCCGAAGCGTAGTAAAGTGGAATTACAGAGCGAACTGAGCTCGGAGCAGTACCGAGTGACTCAGGAAAAAGGAACAGAACGGCCTTTTACTGGGCGGTATTGGGATGTTTGGCGTGACGGTGTCTATCACTGTATTTGCTGTGATGCTCCGTTATTCAGATCGGAGACGAAGTTTGATGCGGGTTGCGGCTGGCCAAGTTTCGATCAGCCTATTTCGGGCGCACTTACTGAACACTTAGACACTACCTTTAACATGGTTCGAACCGAAGTAGTATGTACCCAGTGCGACGCCCATCTCGGCCATGTTTTTCCTGACGGACCCGAGACCACTGGTTTGCGTTACTGCATTAATTCGGCGTCTTTGCGGCACGAGGGTGATGACTCGTGA